From Acinonyx jubatus isolate Ajub_Pintada_27869175 chromosome E2, VMU_Ajub_asm_v1.0, whole genome shotgun sequence:
TTTCCCGTGGATGATGCCGGTTAGGTTTTCCTTGTAATGAACTGTAATTACATAATAGTTTGGTGAGTTCTAGGAGTCTTTCCTGTGAATTACTGAACCTGAGGGTGGTTTTGGGAATCCCCCAAACCTGCAGCGGGCGTCAGAAGTAAGGATGGTCCTGGGGGTTGCAACCCTCTAATTTTAAGTCAGCTCGAAACTTCTCACAGATCCTGATACCCGGCTCTCACCCCTAGACACTCTGATTTCATTGGTATGGAGGGTGACCTGGGCGCTGGGAGTTTTCAATGCTCCTGCGTAACGCAGAGCAAAATTTGAGACCCGCTGATTATTACAATCAAATGGTACACGGTTGACCAGAACAGCACACAGGCtacaaaagtttgagaactaacGATTACATTAAAAAccaattttattgtaaattccacccccccccccaatgagaTGGATTTGCAGAGCGGGGGGAGTTATGGTGCCTTTAATTAAAAGTGAATTAGGTAAGGCTGAAATTTCAAGCGGTCACTCTACCTGACTCTCCAGAAGTCTTTACATCCGGAGGGGACCACACACCCTAGTGAGGGGCTTGGTTTTTCTGTAAAAACTGGCGGACTGTGAGAAAGGGCCAGGAAAGGACAACCATATGATGCTCCCCTCCGAGATGTGATGTGTAGCTGATAATTTTAGAACAGGGAACACAGCTGTAGCAGATCTGGAACTGCCTCCCTTAAAAATTATCTGGGTCATGTATCCCTTGAAAAGTCTTCAGGTACTCCAGTTTCAAGACCATCACTACAGAGCACgatgagctctggagtcagagggGTCTGAGCCTCATGCCAGGTCTCACCGAGCCCTAGCTGTGCCACCAGGGCAAATTGCCTCCTCTTTCGGAACCTCTCAAATGCTCCTGAAACTCTCTTAAAGATCTGAGGTCATGAAATACACATTCTCACAGGATCAaggctcaaaaaacaaaacactaaaacagTTCACGCTTATAAAGCGCTGGCTATGTACCTGACATGTAACCCTACCTTgtaaagatggggaaactgaggcacgctGTGACTCACCTAAAGCCACAAAGTTGCAGAGCCACGATCTGGACTTGtaaagtctggctccagaatgtAAACTTAGCTAACTATCCTCCAGTGCCTCCTCCTATGGCAAGGAGCATCTCATTCACAGACCAGACTGGTCTGGGCCAAGTCCTCGGTACTTGGATTCCAATCTGGCATCTTGCAATCCAGTTCCCcgggagaggggtggaggaggggaggggttaAGTCATTCGCCTCCCTGATCTTCATTTTATCTATCAGGGTTTGCTACAGAAGGCCTAAATGAAGTCACCCATGCAATGGTCACGGCGCAGCGCAGGTGGTCAGAGCTGAGCAAAGGGCTGTTTTTATCATCATACTCACCAGTCAGAGACACAAATCTCAATCTTGCCACTATCTAGCAGCTCTGGCCATAAACCCTCCTCCTCCAGGTCCAAGACCTGCTTCTTCCGACACCAACTAGTAAAGAGGGAGAAAGGTCACTAGAACAGGCAGGTCTTGCTCACAATGGCCCTGGCCCTTGCGGGGTAGGGGCATTCACCTGAAGGAAGACACGAAGCAGGTCTGCGAGGGGGCCCCAGGCACCGTTGACCTGTTTACCTCCACCACCCAGCCGTCCCCACCGTGCTGCACCATCCATTTCCGGAGGCCTTCTGTTAAATAAAAAAGGCTTGCGCCCAAGTTCCTCGCCCGCCCACCAGCCGGCCGCCGCCTCCCACCGGCTCCGATGAGGCTCCGCCCCCGGCCCCTCCCACCGGCTCCCGGGTGGTagaccgcccccaccccccgcccagccTGCGTTCCCCACCCTGGCCGCAGGGATTGCGGATGAGGTTGCGTCCGATCGGTCGGCGCTCGCAGAAGCGGCCCAGGAGGCAGGGCCGGCCGTCGCAGGCGGGGGGCAGGCAGCTGCGGGCGAGCGGCAGCAGGGCGCCGTGGTCCCGGGCCAGGATGAGCAGCCACAGGGCCTGGCCGTCCACCAGGGCGCGCCAGCCCCGACACACCCGGCGGCAGCACCCCAGCAGCGTGCGTGGGGGCACGTGGCTCAGCACCACCAGGAGCAGCTCGGGCGGCAGTTGGCTCAGGTCCAGCGCCTCCTCGGGTTCGGGCTCCGGCGCGGGGACCCGGGCGGGCCGACCCCTGGAGGCCGAGGCGCCCATGTTCCCCACCCCGCGCCAGGCGCGGCGTTGACTGCGGGAGGGTAAGGTCGAGGAGTCAGGGGCCCGCAgccacggcggcggcggcgcgcgcgcgcgcgcgcagcctccgccggccccgcccccgcccgccgcaCCCCCGGGCCGCCGGCCGCCTCCCCGGCCCCGCCACGCCCCGTCTCAGTCCCCAGGTGCCGAGCCCCAGGCTCCCGACCCGTCCTTCCCCGCAGCCTCTCcaccccgccccgcgcccccctGCCAGGGCCGGCCAGCCCCCGAGTCCCACCTTGGGTCAGCGCCGGGGCCCCTCGCCCGCTAGCCCTCACCTGTCCCCTCgcactcctcctcccctcctccacccttttACTCGCCGGCCCCTCCCTTCTTCGCCAGCTTTCCCACTCCCCGCCCCATCCTCCCTCTGGCTGGTTGGTCCCCGCGCTCCCCTCCCTCCGGCCTCCCAgcgctcccccgcccc
This genomic window contains:
- the FBXO27 gene encoding F-box only protein 27 isoform X1; this translates as MGASASRGRPARVPAPEPEPEEALDLSQLPPELLLVVLSHVPPRTLLGCCRRVCRGWRALVDGQALWLLILARDHGALLPLARSCLPPACDGRPCLLGRFCERRPIGRNLIRNPCGQEGLRKWMVQHGGDGWVVEVNRSTVPGAPSQTCFVSSFSWCRKKQVLDLEEEGLWPELLDSGKIEICVSDWWGARHDSGCMYRLLVQLLDANQTVLDKFSAMPVPIQQWNNNVCFQNLGPLARPSHEPRTCTSWHPGYSRIHSRVLLGPLFRFWKLLEGRKFLHHIYLLLL
- the FBXO27 gene encoding F-box only protein 27 isoform X2 codes for the protein MGASASRGRPARVPAPEPEPEEALDLSQLPPELLLVVLSHVPPRTLLGCCRRVCRGWRALVDGQALWLLILARDHGALLPLARSCLPPACDGRPCLLGRFCERRPIGRNLIRNPCGQEGLRKWMVQHGGDGWVVEVNRSTVPGAPSQTCFVSSFSWCRKKQVLDLEEEGLWPELLDSGKIEICVSDWWGARHDSGCMYRLLVQLLDANQTVLDKFSAMPVPIQQWNNNVCFQVTHVFSDIKIGVRFVSFEHWGQDTQFWAGHYGARVTNSSVVVRARLS